ACGTCGACGCAGGGAAAGGTCACCTTACCCCTGCCATTGCATTGTCCGACGCCTTTCAAAGACTTGGTCATGCTACAATTGTTGAAAATCTCCTTTTAGTTTGCAAAGCCCCGGTATTCAACTGGATGAGCAAACATAATTGGAGGTTTCTTTTACATTTTCCGAAACTTGAACACGTTGTCGATTCAAATTCGGATGTACCGGTAAATGCCCGGTCTATTCGTTTTGCGGCAACCCATTTCCATGGGGTAAAGGATTTCAAGGAATGGTATGACAGGGAAAAACCTGAGTGCATTGTAATTACCCATTTTGCAGGCGCCAATATCATTACCCCGATCGTAAAAAAACTCCATTTGGATATTCCGGTTTTTGTCTATGCAGCCGATGTTTTCTTCAATTTGAAAGTCGGGGTAAACCCACAGCTGGACAAACTCTATATTTGCACGCAGATAGGACGAGACATTGTAATCCATAATGGACAACCGGCAAATACCATTAAAATCTGCCCTTTTCCGCTGAAAAGCTCTATCCAGCTCTTCACCCCCTTAACCCAAAAGGAAGCACGGTTAAAACTCGGTCTGAAGGATCAATTTACGGTGCTCTTGAATCTTGGGGGAGAAGGAATCGGAAATACCGATTTCCTGGAGGAAGTCGTAAAGAGAAAGCTCCCCTGGCAGGTAGTAACCGTGGGAAAACTCAGCAAATCGACAGCCCAGAATTACAAGCGTTTCAGAAAGAAGCATCCGGATTTTAATTTGAGGACTCCTGGATTCGTAGATAATATCAATGAATATATCTGTGCCTGTGATGTGCAAGCTGGCAAGGCGGGAGCTAACGCCTTGATGGAATCATTGTATCTCAAGCGTCCTTTCCTAGTCTCTGAGCTCCTCTACACCGCGTTGCCGACGAAGGAATTCATGGCTTTATATGCTGTAGGATGGACTGAGAACGATGTCAAGAAACAGGTATCCATTCTCCAATCCTATTATCAGGATACAAATGCCCAGAAGATTATGTCACAGAGATTCTCTACCCTCCCCATGACTTTCGACAGCGATGCTTTCGCAAAGATGATTATTTCCGATATTGAAGAATATCATCTCAAAAAAAGTCATCACAAGGGCTAAAAATTCCAAGGGAGAATATTCTTTTCTTTACAACCCACCCAGGGTTGGTTAGAATCATATAAAAGTCTTTTTGGGGAGATATGCTTGGAACGATTATTTCTTGGCATTGAAAAGCATAATACTGCGGTTTTGCTAATCATCCTTGCAATAACACTTGCCATGGGTGCGGTTATTCCGCGTCTTCATCTCGACACTGATTATTTGAATCTGCTTCCACCGGATGCTGAACAAGAAGCTATCAAAAAAGAAATTCTCGGCAGCAGGGAAGAGTATCCAAACAACCTCTACTTCATGATTGAGGGAAACAACATTTTCACGCCGGAGGCCCTTGGGGCTACAGAAGCGGTTGCAACACAAATTGCGGAGTTTGAGGAAATAGGAAATAGCCTCTCCCCTTTTTCTTTCTTTACCATACAAAAGAAAGGAACCCGCCTGGCAACCATTCCGTTATCACCCCATAAGGCAGGCTCACCCTGGAGTGAGGAAGAAGCCTCTGTATTCAGGCAACGAATCATAGCGGATGACATGGTACGGGGTCTGATCAGTTCCCCTGAAAGTGATGCCTTGCTGTTTTTCTTTGAAGTCAAAAACCTTAAAAATTCACAGAAAGCCTTTGACACCAAACTATCGCAAATCGTACATCAATTGGATGCCTATGGAACCGTGTACCTTATTGGGAATCAGATATTCGAAGACAGGCTCTCTTTCTATCTCTCCCATGACCTTACCCTTCTGCTAGGTATTTGCCTGATAGTCATCCTTGTGCTTTATTACTTGTCCTTCAGGGCAAAACGTGCCGTCCTGATTCCTTTCTCCCTCTCTCTTATCGGAATTATCTGGACCCTGGGAACAATGACTTTGCTCGGGTATTCGTTGACCATTGTCAATATCATTACCCCCTGTATGGTTCTCATACTCGGGTCTTCCTATTCAATCCATGTTATCAGCGAATACTTTCGCTCGTTTTCCCGAAACAACAACAAGGAAACGTTCCAGCTAGAACTAGCAAAATCGTTGGGAAGAATTAACAAAACCATTATCTCAGCCTGCCTGACCACTGTCCTTGGGTTTCTCAGCCTGCTGAGTTGCCAGATTCCCGCTTTCAAGGAACTTGGCATTGCGGTTTCTTTGGGAATTTCCTATTGTGCCATTCTCTCTTTGACCTATATTCCTGCCTGGCTGAGTATCACGCCACTGCCAAAGGCAAAGCAACTGCATGTATTCAAACATGGCATTATCCCAAGATTGGTAAAAATAACCAGCCGCATAGTCGTTCGGTTCTGGTGGATATTCATTCTTTCGATGATTCTTGTTCTTGCGGGGTATGGCTATACCCGGGACAAAATCGCAGTAAAGACAGACTACATGGCCTATTACCCCTCCGATGATCAGTTAATCCACGATGCCATTGCCTTTGCAAAGAAAATGGGAGGGACAGAGCCCCATTACATTACGCTCACAGCCCCTGAGGGCGAGGCAGGGTATTTCTATCGTCCGGAAATATTGGAGAAGATTTATTCGTTCGAGACGTCTCTCGTGCAGCAGGATGAGGATATAAACCAAATATTATCCTTCAGCCAGTATGTGGCTTTCCTTAATAAAGTCTATTCTGGAAAAGAAGAAATCCCCGATAGCCCTGGACTCATTCTTATGCTTTCCCGATTGATGACTGTGATAAAAAACCAAGCGAAGAATGCTAATATAAATGCACTTATCAATGAAGATGCCACGAAGATGACTATTACGGTTCGGTATTATGATAGTGCTGAACAGAGTTGGCAAAGCATTAACAGCGTGAGGAATCTGGAACAGGCAATGAAAGCCAACAGCGCAAAGCTACCCGAGGACGTTTCTGTTCTTGACTGGGGAGTAGGGGTTGAAGGGACCCGGCTGACCAAAACGATTATCTCTGACCAACAGAAATCCATGATAATCTCGTTCCTGCTGGTATTCCTTATTGTCTGTTTTCAATTCCATTCTGTGCTCTACGGTATCTTCGCTATCATCCCCATCCTTACCGGGGTCATGGGCAACTATACAATCATGTACCTGTTGGATATTCCCTTCGATGTAGTGACCAGTATTTTTGCCTCGGTTACTGTGGGAACAGGAGTAGATAACGCCATTCACTTCCTTGTGCGTTTCAACAACCGCAAAAACAGACATCCCAATCAACCGCTGAGGGTAATCATTGAGCATACCCTCCAAGAGACAGGACGCCCGATAGTACTTACCAGCAGTTCAATCATATTGGGCATGCTTGTATTGACCCTTGCCAGCTTTGCGCCCATTCAATATTTCGGCCTTTTACTGGCAATCGCCTTGCTGACAACTACCCTTTCAACGCTCTTCACCCTACCGTCTTGCATGATTGCCTTTCATATATGCAAACATGCAATCGAAAAAAGAAAACAGAAAGCTATTTGAAACAGTAGCTCATCCCCATATTCAGTTGCAAATCATGAGAAAAGGTAGAATCGTTATAAACCGAAAGGAAATCAATACCCCCAGTTAGCTCCCACTTACTGGAAAGCATCTTGGAACCCGAAACTCCCAGATTGAATGCCAGGATGCTATTGCCTGACGGGGATAGGCCGTCTCTATCTTTTTCCCAAAGACTGTCCATGGTAAGAGGCCCATCTACCATAGCAAAGAGCCGTCCCTCCATTGACCAGTCGTTATATTTCTTAAACCCGGCTACCAGGTTTCCAACAATCGAATCTCCACCGTATTGATACCCCATGTAGCTCTGGTCATAGATCACCCTATCGGGAGAAGAAAGCCAACGTCTAATTGCAACTACAAAGTTCAAGGTATCGCTTGAATCTGCATTTGATTGATTGGAGTCGCCGTCTTCACTTCTCAGATAAAGATAGGGATCGGTATAGACTCCCTCAAGGTTTGCGTAGAACATTCCCCCAAACGCCGGACGGACTGTTTTGACCCCGAACATAAAGCCGACTGCATTGGGGTGCCTGCCGCTTGGCAGGTTCTGCTCAACGCTCCCAAAGGCATATTCATCGACAACGAGCTGAGAATAGATATTCCAGAATTGAAAAGGCGTATAATCGAGTTCAAGGGAAGCAATAGAGTTTGCATTACTCCTGATAACATAGTTATGGTAGATCATGAAGGGATTGAGCACCCGTAAATCAAGATTCCCCTCTTCACTCTGGTACATAATCCCTTCATTAAGGGCAATGCCAAGTTTGTTGTCAAACAGTCTCCACTCAAACCGGTGGGCCATGAACATTTTCAAGCCAACCAGGGAACGCCCCTGGGAATAGCTGGAAGGAGCGGTATACAAAGTAGAAACATCGACACCTAACCCCAAAGCAGCTATGGCAGCAGCTTCGGCAGCAGTTGTCTCTTCTGAAGAATTATCATCAATACCATTCTGGTTGCTGTCCCAGATTTCATCCGGATGGGGGAAAAACGAAGTCACAAAGGTATATTTGAAATTCTTGCCGTAGGCAGTGAACCTGCCTTGGTTATGATATTCTACCTGCTTACCCAAAAGGAA
The sequence above is a segment of the Sphaerochaeta pleomorpha str. Grapes genome. Coding sequences within it:
- a CDS encoding efflux RND transporter permease subunit; translation: MERLFLGIEKHNTAVLLIILAITLAMGAVIPRLHLDTDYLNLLPPDAEQEAIKKEILGSREEYPNNLYFMIEGNNIFTPEALGATEAVATQIAEFEEIGNSLSPFSFFTIQKKGTRLATIPLSPHKAGSPWSEEEASVFRQRIIADDMVRGLISSPESDALLFFFEVKNLKNSQKAFDTKLSQIVHQLDAYGTVYLIGNQIFEDRLSFYLSHDLTLLLGICLIVILVLYYLSFRAKRAVLIPFSLSLIGIIWTLGTMTLLGYSLTIVNIITPCMVLILGSSYSIHVISEYFRSFSRNNNKETFQLELAKSLGRINKTIISACLTTVLGFLSLLSCQIPAFKELGIAVSLGISYCAILSLTYIPAWLSITPLPKAKQLHVFKHGIIPRLVKITSRIVVRFWWIFILSMILVLAGYGYTRDKIAVKTDYMAYYPSDDQLIHDAIAFAKKMGGTEPHYITLTAPEGEAGYFYRPEILEKIYSFETSLVQQDEDINQILSFSQYVAFLNKVYSGKEEIPDSPGLILMLSRLMTVIKNQAKNANINALINEDATKMTITVRYYDSAEQSWQSINSVRNLEQAMKANSAKLPEDVSVLDWGVGVEGTRLTKTIISDQQKSMIISFLLVFLIVCFQFHSVLYGIFAIIPILTGVMGNYTIMYLLDIPFDVVTSIFASVTVGTGVDNAIHFLVRFNNRKNRHPNQPLRVIIEHTLQETGRPIVLTSSSIILGMLVLTLASFAPIQYFGLLLAIALLTTTLSTLFTLPSCMIAFHICKHAIEKRKQKAI